A section of the Gloeobacter violaceus PCC 7421 genome encodes:
- the tkt gene encoding transketolase: MTGTLLDKTAAQLDELSVNTIRFLAVDAVQKANSGHPGLPMGAAPMAYVIWTKFLKHNPTNPKWFDRDRFILSAGHGSMLLYALLHLTGYDLAIDDLKQFRQLHSRTPGHPENFMTPGVEVTTGPLGQGLGNGIGIAVAEAHLAARYNRPGHEIIDHTTYAIVSDGDLMEGVASEAASLGGHLGLGKVIYLYDDNHISIDGETELSFTEDRMQRFDAYGWHTQAVADGNDIAAIEQAIHNARAVTDKPSIIAVRTIIGYGSPNKANSHDVHGSPLGGDEVKATKENLKWPLEPEFYIPEETLAQFRKAVEAGKEAEADWNARFAAYKAEFPELAAELESLIEGRLPEGWESSLPSFSPADKPLATRAASGKVLNAVTAALPGLIGGSADLAPSNNTYVKAFVDFQKATPEGRNFHFGVREHGMGAVMNGMAMHGGLKVYGGTFLIFMDYMKGAVRVAALSHSPVVYVFTHDSIGLGEDGPTHQPVEQILTLRATPQLTVIRPGDAVETVGAWKVAIESNRDPVALILTRQNLPIQPGSTVEAVAKGAYTLVEADNPEIILIGTGSEVQLVVEAQKQLAEQGIAARVVSFPSWELFEAQPQEYKDSVLTPGVKRLAVEAGTSLGWHKYVGLEGAVIGVDRYGASAPIKAVMPEYGFTIDNVVAHALKVLGR; this comes from the coding sequence ATGACTGGCACTTTGCTTGACAAGACCGCCGCCCAGTTGGACGAGTTGAGCGTCAATACCATCCGTTTTTTGGCCGTTGATGCTGTCCAGAAGGCCAACTCCGGTCACCCCGGCCTGCCGATGGGGGCCGCCCCGATGGCCTACGTGATCTGGACGAAGTTCCTCAAGCACAATCCCACCAACCCGAAGTGGTTCGACCGCGATCGGTTCATCCTTTCGGCGGGTCACGGTTCGATGCTGCTCTACGCCCTGCTGCACCTGACCGGTTACGACCTGGCCATAGATGATCTCAAGCAATTTCGCCAGCTGCACTCGAGAACCCCAGGCCACCCGGAGAACTTCATGACCCCGGGGGTGGAGGTGACCACCGGCCCCCTCGGTCAGGGCCTCGGCAACGGCATCGGTATCGCTGTCGCCGAAGCGCACCTCGCGGCCCGTTACAACCGTCCCGGCCACGAGATTATCGACCATACCACCTACGCCATCGTCTCCGACGGCGACCTGATGGAAGGGGTAGCTTCCGAGGCCGCTTCGCTCGGGGGCCACCTGGGTCTGGGCAAGGTCATCTATCTCTACGACGACAACCACATCTCGATCGACGGCGAGACCGAGTTGTCCTTTACCGAAGACCGCATGCAGCGCTTCGACGCCTACGGCTGGCACACCCAGGCGGTGGCCGACGGCAATGATATCGCCGCCATCGAGCAGGCCATCCACAACGCCCGCGCCGTCACCGACAAGCCTTCGATCATCGCCGTGCGCACGATCATCGGTTACGGTTCACCCAACAAAGCCAACAGCCACGACGTGCACGGCTCGCCCCTGGGTGGGGACGAAGTCAAAGCGACCAAAGAAAACCTCAAGTGGCCCCTGGAGCCCGAGTTTTATATTCCCGAGGAGACCCTCGCCCAGTTTCGCAAAGCCGTTGAGGCGGGCAAAGAAGCCGAAGCGGACTGGAATGCCCGCTTTGCCGCCTACAAAGCCGAATTTCCAGAACTGGCCGCTGAACTCGAATCGCTCATCGAAGGCCGTCTGCCGGAAGGCTGGGAGTCGTCCCTGCCCAGCTTCAGCCCCGCCGACAAGCCGCTTGCCACCCGCGCCGCCTCAGGCAAAGTGCTCAATGCCGTCACTGCCGCCCTCCCTGGCCTGATTGGCGGCTCGGCGGACCTGGCGCCCTCCAACAACACCTACGTCAAAGCCTTCGTAGACTTTCAAAAAGCGACTCCCGAGGGCCGCAACTTCCACTTCGGCGTGCGCGAGCACGGCATGGGGGCGGTCATGAACGGCATGGCCATGCACGGCGGACTCAAAGTTTACGGCGGCACCTTTCTCATCTTCATGGACTACATGAAGGGGGCTGTGCGCGTTGCGGCGCTTTCGCACTCGCCGGTGGTCTACGTGTTCACCCACGATTCAATCGGCCTCGGTGAAGACGGTCCCACGCACCAGCCGGTCGAGCAGATTCTCACCCTGCGCGCCACACCGCAGCTCACGGTCATCCGCCCCGGCGACGCCGTCGAGACGGTCGGTGCCTGGAAGGTGGCCATCGAGAGCAATCGCGACCCGGTCGCCCTCATCCTCACCCGCCAGAATCTGCCCATCCAGCCCGGCTCTACGGTCGAGGCGGTGGCAAAGGGCGCCTACACGCTGGTGGAAGCCGACAATCCCGAAATCATCCTGATTGGCACCGGCTCCGAGGTGCAACTGGTGGTCGAAGCCCAAAAGCAACTGGCCGAGCAGGGCATCGCTGCCCGCGTCGTCTCCTTCCCGAGCTGGGAACTGTTCGAAGCCCAGCCCCAGGAGTATAAAGACAGCGTCCTCACCCCCGGCGTCAAGCGCCTGGCGGTGGAAGCGGGCACCAGCCTGGGCTGGCACAAGTACGTCGGCCTCGAAGGGGCGGTGATTGGCGTCGATCGCTACGGCGCTTCGGCTCCGATCAAAGCGGTCATGCCCGAGTACGGATTTACGATCGACAATGTCGTCGCCCATGCCCTGAAGGTGCTGGGCCGCTAG